A stretch of Camelina sativa cultivar DH55 chromosome 18, Cs, whole genome shotgun sequence DNA encodes these proteins:
- the LOC104761854 gene encoding protein GLUTAMINE DUMPER 3-like: MEGRQYYPPRENVDGNRTTMGGPHSPWHSPVPYLFGGLAAMLGLIAFALLILACSYWRLSGYLDGEEDQRDLEAGDAKPEKMAVKPVVALPEKFLVIMAGDVKPTYLATPAEKTCTCDDENDEYVADDVKGSDKVVRQSNESNSTTTH; the protein is encoded by the coding sequence ATGGAAGGAAGACAATACTACCCTCCGAGAGAAAACGTCGACGGAAACAGAACCACCATGGGAGGACCTCACTCACCGTGGCATTCACCCGTTCCTTATCTCTTTGGTGGTTTAGCTGCGATGCTTGGTCTCATAGCTTTTGCTCTTCTAATCCTCGCTTGCTCTTACTGGCGTCTCTCCGGTTACCTCGACGGTGAGGAAGACCAGAGAGATCTCGAGGCTGGAGATGCGAAACCTGAAAAGATGGCCGTGAAGCCTGTAGTAGCTTTGCCGGAGAAGTTCTTGGTGATTATGGCCGGTGATGTTAAACCTACTTACTTGGCTACGCCGGCGGAAAAAACTTGTACCTGtgatgatgaaaatgatgaataTGTAGCTGATGACGTGAAGGGTAGTGATAAGGTGGTGCGACAGAGTAATGAAAGTAACAGTACGACGACacattga